The following are from one region of the Desulfovibrio desulfuricans genome:
- a CDS encoding DUF2079 domain-containing protein, which translates to MNCKSCTGGSALAEKLVLWYIPLAFAALFIWGSVLQMRSFVINDADFGYFITQIWRVWNGWDWQAPFSNVYEGKPFYAHHCTPLTALLAPLVGPWKSPYPLSVLQGVAVGAMAFILPRLVRTLHEEAEGDTPSGNWVWTAGFALLLFFFFRPVLTPWSRQVHYTTLVTPMLMLAVLMLHKRRWWALAGCCLVVFLAQERAAPSIFCLGMYAFLLLGQRRVGAILCLCSGLWFVTVTKVWLPYMRQLAGAGTGYAFSHFVDVRGQWDLKLRYYIQLLAYSWFLPLLGRKALLCLLCTLPYLAMVAVSGYSQMWAMAGQYEDLPGVFLMLAICHACMWVQGKLRPALWKKLLPAAGVAMAVIMLATQTGWYNPAVTVARLLQHPEAQSYTRLREALGQLPNFPPTVRVWAQSGLGPHVFYPYQRYIADISHMDGPLGDSVVMISPYAGTAYLAGGGGGVSRGEFERAAAFFDAHPDLVRVKNSDVLVIYAGKGLSETQPELVQGLSR; encoded by the coding sequence ATGAACTGCAAGTCCTGTACAGGCGGGTCTGCACTGGCGGAAAAGCTGGTGCTCTGGTACATTCCTCTGGCTTTTGCCGCCTTGTTCATATGGGGCAGCGTGTTGCAAATGCGCAGCTTTGTCATCAATGATGCGGATTTTGGCTACTTTATTACGCAGATCTGGCGGGTCTGGAACGGCTGGGACTGGCAGGCTCCTTTTTCCAACGTCTATGAGGGTAAACCCTTTTACGCCCACCATTGCACCCCCCTGACGGCCCTGCTGGCCCCCCTTGTGGGGCCGTGGAAGAGCCCGTACCCCCTCAGCGTTCTGCAAGGCGTGGCGGTGGGGGCAATGGCCTTTATTCTGCCCCGGCTGGTGCGCACCCTGCATGAAGAAGCGGAAGGCGATACGCCTTCTGGCAACTGGGTGTGGACGGCAGGTTTTGCGCTGCTTCTTTTCTTTTTTTTCCGTCCGGTGCTCACGCCGTGGTCGCGGCAGGTTCACTACACAACGCTCGTCACGCCCATGCTCATGCTGGCCGTGCTCATGCTGCACAAGCGCCGCTGGTGGGCGCTAGCCGGATGCTGCCTTGTGGTCTTTCTGGCGCAGGAGCGCGCCGCGCCCAGTATTTTTTGCCTGGGCATGTATGCCTTTTTGCTGTTGGGGCAGCGGCGTGTCGGCGCTATTTTATGCCTGTGTTCCGGCCTGTGGTTTGTCACGGTCACAAAGGTATGGCTGCCCTACATGCGCCAGCTTGCAGGCGCGGGCACGGGCTATGCCTTCAGCCATTTTGTAGATGTGCGCGGGCAGTGGGATCTCAAACTGCGATACTATATCCAGTTGTTGGCGTACTCGTGGTTTTTGCCCCTGCTTGGGCGCAAGGCCTTGCTCTGCCTGCTGTGCACGTTGCCCTATCTCGCCATGGTGGCTGTTTCCGGCTACAGCCAGATGTGGGCCATGGCCGGGCAGTATGAGGATTTGCCCGGCGTGTTTCTGATGCTCGCCATCTGCCACGCCTGCATGTGGGTGCAGGGCAAACTGCGCCCCGCATTGTGGAAAAAGCTTCTGCCCGCCGCCGGTGTGGCGATGGCCGTCATCATGCTCGCTACGCAGACGGGTTGGTATAATCCGGCTGTGACAGTGGCGCGGCTGCTGCAACACCCCGAGGCGCAGTCTTATACGCGCCTGCGCGAAGCTCTGGGGCAATTGCCGAACTTTCCTCCGACTGTGCGCGTGTGGGCGCAGTCCGGCCTTGGGCCGCACGTATTTTATCCCTATCAGCGCTATATCGCCGACATATCGCATATGGACGGGCCGCTAGGCGACAGTGTGGTGATGATTTCACCCTATGCGGGCACGGCCTATCTTGCGGGCGGCGGGGGCGGGGTATCACGTGGGGAATTTGAACGGGCGGCAGCGTTTTTTGACGCGCATCCCGATCTTGTC